The Terriglobales bacterium genome includes a region encoding these proteins:
- a CDS encoding Glu/Leu/Phe/Val dehydrogenase dimerization domain-containing protein codes for MATPTPAANESPIEITRQNFRLAATKLGLDADTQTLLSTPFREIRVEVPVRMDDGSLKVFEGYRVQHNGVRGPTKGGIRYHPAVDIDEVRALAAAMTWKTAVVNIPFGGAKGGVACDPSKMSQKELERLTRRFTSRIQILLGPYRDIPAPDVNTNAQTMTWIFDEYGKSHGYTPACVTGKPVELGGSQGREQATGRGVSFMVREVSRDVCQQLKNLRVAVQGFGNVGSNAALLITALGCRVVAVSDVRGGVHNPAGINVRDLLLHSKATGSVVGFPGTEAISNEGLLEVDCDVLVPAALECVLNGENAHRIKAKVVVEGANLPTTPSADAIFEKRGITVVPDILANAGGVTCSYFEWAQNLQQIFWDEDYVNQELEKYMVRAYQSVAERAKREKMSLRTAAYCIAVERVARAEKLRGT; via the coding sequence GCAGAACTTCCGCCTGGCGGCCACCAAGCTCGGCTTGGACGCCGACACGCAGACCCTGCTCTCCACGCCCTTCCGCGAGATCCGGGTGGAGGTCCCGGTGCGCATGGACGACGGCAGCCTCAAGGTCTTTGAGGGCTACCGGGTGCAGCACAACGGGGTGCGCGGCCCGACCAAGGGCGGCATCCGCTACCACCCGGCGGTGGACATTGACGAAGTGCGCGCCCTGGCCGCGGCCATGACCTGGAAGACGGCGGTGGTGAACATCCCCTTCGGCGGCGCCAAGGGCGGCGTGGCCTGCGATCCCAGCAAGATGTCGCAGAAGGAGCTGGAGCGGCTCACCCGGCGCTTCACCTCGCGCATCCAGATCCTGCTCGGGCCCTACCGCGACATCCCCGCCCCCGACGTCAACACCAACGCTCAGACCATGACCTGGATCTTCGACGAGTACGGCAAGTCGCACGGTTACACTCCCGCCTGCGTCACCGGGAAGCCGGTGGAGCTGGGCGGCTCCCAGGGCAGGGAGCAGGCCACCGGCCGGGGCGTCTCCTTCATGGTGCGCGAGGTTTCGCGCGACGTCTGCCAGCAACTCAAGAACCTGCGAGTGGCGGTGCAGGGCTTCGGCAACGTGGGGTCGAACGCCGCCCTGCTCATCACCGCGCTGGGATGCCGCGTCGTAGCTGTTTCCGACGTGCGCGGCGGCGTCCACAATCCCGCGGGAATCAACGTCCGCGACCTGCTGCTGCATTCGAAGGCCACGGGCTCAGTGGTGGGCTTCCCGGGAACCGAGGCCATCTCCAACGAGGGCCTGCTGGAGGTGGATTGCGACGTCCTGGTCCCGGCGGCGCTCGAGTGCGTCCTCAACGGCGAGAACGCCCACCGCATCAAGGCCAAAGTGGTGGTCGAGGGCGCCAACCTGCCCACCACGCCCTCCGCCGACGCCATCTTCGAAAAGCGTGGCATCACCGTCGTCCCCGACATCCTGGCCAACGCCGGCGGCGTCACCTGCTCCTACTTCGAGTGGGCGCAGAACCTGCAGCAGATCTTCTGGGACGAGGACTACGTCAACCAGGAGCTGGAGAAGTACATGGTGCGCGCCTACCAGAGCGTGGCCGAGCGCGCCAAGAGAGAGAAGATGTCCCTGCGCACCGCCGCCTACTGCATCGCCGTGGAACGGGTGGCACGGGCGGAGAAGCTCAGGGGGACGTAG